In Canis lupus dingo isolate Sandy chromosome 27, ASM325472v2, whole genome shotgun sequence, one genomic interval encodes:
- the TAS2R10 gene encoding taste receptor type 2 member 10 encodes MLSILEGLLIFIAVSESILGVLGNGFIGLVNCIDCVKNKKFSMVGFILTGLATSRICLILIIITDGFIKIFSPDMYSSGNLIDYISYLWVIINQSSIWFATSLSIFYFLKIANFSHHIFLWLKGRINSVLPLLMGSLFISWLFTFPQIVKIINDNRMKSRNTTWQLNMQKSEFFTKQILLNLGVILLFTLCLITCFLLIVSLWRHNRHMQLNVTGLRDPSTEAHVKAMKILVSFIILFILYFIGIAIEISCFILPENKLLFIFGMMTTAIYPWGHSFILILGNSKLKQASLKTLQQLKCEARRLLTAAQIHVGGNGCSRRII; translated from the coding sequence ATGCTAAGCATACTGGAAGGCCTCCTCATTTTTATAGCTGTTAGTGAATCAATACTGGGAGTTTTAGGGAATGGATTTATTGGACTTGTCAATTGTATTGACTGTGTGAAGAACAAAAAGTTTTCTATGGTTGGCTTTATTCTCACTGGCTTAGCTACTTCCAGAATTTGTCTGATATTGATAATAATTACAGATGGATTTATAAAGATATTCTCTCCAGATATGTATTCCTCTGGTAACTTAATTGATTATATTAGTTACCTATGGGTAATTATCAATCAATCAAGTATCTGGTTTGCCACCAGCCTCAGCATCTTCTATTTCCTGAAGATAGCAAATTTTTCCCACCACATTTTTCTCTGGCTGAAGGGTAGAATCAATAGCGTTCTTCCCCTTCTGATGGGATCCTTGTTTATTTCATGGTTATTTACTTTTCCACAAATTGTGAAGATTATTAATGATAATAGAATGAAGAGTAGAAATACAACCTGGCAGCTCAACATGCAGAAAAGTGAATTCTTTACTAAGCAGATTTTACTCAACCTAGGAGTCATTCTTCTCTTTACTCTATGCCTGATTACATGTTTCTTGCTAATCGTTTCCCTTTGGAGACACAACAGGCACATGCAATTGAATGTCACTGGACTCCGAGACCCCAGTACAGAAGCACATGTGAAAGCAATGAAAATTTTGGTATCTTTTATCATCCTCTTTATCTTGTATTTTATAGGCATTGCCATAGAAATATCATGTTTCATTCTGCCAGAAAACAAACTGCTGTTTATTTTTGGTATGATGACCACAGCCATCTATCCCTGGGGTCATTCATTTATCCTAATTCTAGGAAACAGCAAGCTAAAGCAAGCTTCTTTGAAGACCCTGCAGCAACTCAAGTGCGAGGCAAGGAGACTGCTCACAGCTGCACAGATCCATGTGGGGGGAAATGGATGTTCCAGGAGAATAATCTAG